A stretch of Natator depressus isolate rNatDep1 chromosome 2, rNatDep2.hap1, whole genome shotgun sequence DNA encodes these proteins:
- the CCM2 gene encoding cerebral cavernous malformations 2 protein isoform X2, whose amino-acid sequence MEDEGKKGKKPGIVSPFKRVFLKGEKGRDKKAQEKVTERRPLHTVLLSLPDRVEPDILLNDYIEKEVKYLGQLTSIPGYLNPSSRSEILHLIDNAKRAHQLPGQLTQEHDAVISLSAYNVKLVWRDGEDIILRVPIHDIASVSYIRDDSSHLVVLKTAQDPGISPSQSLCAESSKALTSGSLSESGVVPVEACCLVVLATENKVTAEELCSLLSQVFQIVYTESTIDFLDRAIFDGASTPTRHMSLHSDDSSTKVDIKESYETEASTFSFPESLDTGGNSPSSFSTSQSPHVKTVSESELSTTATELLQDYMMTLRTKLSSQEIQQFAMLLHEYRNGASIHEFCINLRQLYGDSRKFLLLGRP is encoded by the exons CCTGGAATAGTGTCCCCTTTCAAACGTGTCTTCCTGAAAGGTGAAAAGGGTCGGGATAAAAAGGCCCAGGAAAAGGTTACGGAAAGACGACCTCTTCATACAGTATTGCTCTCCTTGCCTGATCGAGTTGAACCGGACATATTGTTGAATGACTACATTGAAAAGGAAGTCAAG taTTTAGGCCAACTAACATCCATCCCAGGGTACCTGAATCCCTCCAGTCGTAGTGAAATATTGCATTTAATAGACAATGCAAAG AGGGCACATCAGCTCCCAGGGCAGCTGACCCAGGAACATGATGCTGTGATTAGTCTGTCTGCCTACAATGTCAAGCTGGTGTGGCGGGATGGAGAGGATATCATACTCAGGGTCCCCATCCATGACATCGCATCAGTGTCATACATCCGTGATGACTCCTCACACCTGGTAGTGCTGAAAACAG CTCAGGACCCTGGGATTTCCCCAAGCCAGAGTCTTTGTGCAGAAAGCTCCAAAGCACTTACTTCAGGATCGCTGTCTGAGAGTGGAGTGGTGCCTGTCGAAGCTTGTTGTTTGGTGGTCCTGGCTACAGAGAACAAA gtaACTGCAGAGGAACTCTGCTCACTTCTCAGCCAAGTCTTCCAGATCGTTTACACGGAGTCCACAATAGACTTCTTAGATAGAGCAATATTTGATGGGGCCTCAACACCAACGCGCCATATGTCCCTACACAGTG ATGACTCTTCAACAAAAGTGGACATTAAAGAATCTTACGAAACAGAAGCAAGCACTTT CTCCTTTCCAGAATCCTTGGATACAGGTGGCAACTCGCCTTCTTCCTTCTCAACGTCTCAGTCTCCACATGTTAAGACGGTCAGTGAAAGCGAGCTGAGCACCACGGCAACGGAGCTGCTCCAGGACTACATGATGACG CTAAGAACCAAACTCTCTTCCCAAGAGATCCAGCAGTTTGCAATGCTCCTGCACGAATATCGCAATGGGGCTTCAATACACGAATTCTGCATCAACCTGAGACAACTCTATGGGGACAGTAGGAAATTCCTGTTACTAG